The DNA segment CTTTTTCTTTTCCTGCTGATATTGTGAAAGATGAACTTGAATACCTGGTTAACAGCGGCAGAAAGTTTTGACAGAAGAGATCTGTCGTAAAAGAAGAACTTTCTGCATTCTTGAGGGACAGTAAAAAGGACATGTCGGTGCTCAATATTGAGAATATGTTTTTGAATATTTTCAGTCCATGTCCTAGAGTACTTGTAACCACAAGAAGGACAGAGCTTAGACTTACAAGTAATAGGGAACAGGTGTGTAACAGGACAGTGAGGACATTTGAACTTGACAAAACCTTTTGAAATATCCCTGCAGGCAAGAAATTTATCAAAGGAAAGTTTAATATGTTCAAGGTGACTGTCGCCAATATTATTTTTCTTGCAAAATTTTAAGGAATCTAGTAAAATATTGTTGTTACTGAAAATATATTTCAGTTTATTTTGTGTAATGTTTATCATAAATATATTATACAAAAAAATCAGCCGAATTTCTATTCGGCTTTTTTTATTTTCAGAAAAGTAAACTTATGCTTTTTAATGGGGTTTCAAATTTGAGAGTTTTATTATAGAAATCATATTATGAGCAAGAAGTTAAATAGTATGTAATTTAAAATTTGTTAAATATTTTCTATTAAGAGGACGGGAATAGTACTAGGTAGTTGCAAAATAAATTTGTTTATTTTATACATAAATTTTAGAGAGTATTTAATGGTTGTAAGGTGATAACTTTTGTTATAAAAATGGATAA comes from the Leptotrichia trevisanii DSM 22070 genome and includes:
- a CDS encoding transposase zinc-binding domain-containing protein; protein product: MINITQNKLKYIFSNNNILLDSLKFCKKNNIGDSHLEHIKLSFDKFLACRDISKGFVKFKCPHCPVTHLFPITCKSKLCPSCGYKYSRTWTENIQKHILNIEHRHVLFTVPQECRKFFFYDRSLLSKLSAAVNQVFKFIFHNISRKRK